The Fluviispira vulneris sequence ATCTCACAGGGCACTTGAAGACGACAAGTTCGATAGGATGGATGTGTAAGCGCTGCGAGGCGTTCAGCTAACCATTACTAATCGCCCTGACGGCTTGAGAAAAATATCACTTAACTTATACGCTTTTACCTTTACTTTCTTTCTTCTTCTTATTATCTCTTCTTCTGTCTTAGTTTTTCGCTTTGGCTGTGCTGATTGCGACGGGGAAATACCGGATCCCATTCCGAACTCCGAAGTCAAGCCCGTCTGCGGCAATGGTACTGCACTCTTAAGTGTGGGAGAGTAGCTCTGTGCAGCCTTTTATTTCTAAAGCCCCTCGGTAAAAACCGAGGGGCTTTTTTTTTATTTTACGATTAAATTATTTAATTATAATTTGGGCTTCCTACCCGCTAATTAAAGTTATAAACCTGCCCTTAAAAGATTCTGTTATCAGAAAGTAAAAATTCTATAGTTACTTTTTGTCCTTCTTCTAATTGTTCGCATTTACGAATTTTGGTAGGTAGCGCTATAAAAAGAGGTCCCTCTTTTATTGGCATAATAGAACTTTTCCAGGATGTTTGATTTAAAGTAAACGATGCAGATAGTAATGCGGGCCACCTATTTTTTACTAATGGGCGAAAGGCTTCACTAATCTTCTTATTCAGCTCAACGTAAAACCAGCCGCCTTTACCCGGGAATCTTTTAATTTTTCCTGTTACTTTATATTTCTTCATTGCATTTTTCTATTTTGCTTTTAATAATAAAAAACACATTCACTAAAGTAAACTCTACACCACATTTATTATATTCAGTAGTGCTCTTCACTACAAACCGCCATTAATCCAAGCTTGTGCAAGCTCAGGTTTATCTTGTGTTTTACTTAAGTTTCTTGAAAATAGTCGAGATCTATTTTTTTTATTTTATAGACATCAACAACAGAGACACCTGTGTTTGTTTCAATCATATATTCTGCGAGTTCTGTTCCGTTTATTAGGATAATTTTAGTCTCGATTTGTTCAACATAGTCATATGCTTCTTTTGAAAAGCGTGAAGTTGTAATAAAAACTCCTTTTTTTGCTCTAAATCCTTGCAATGCGCCCGCAAACTTTTGAATTTCGGGTCGACCAATCACAGATTCTTTTTTCCATCTTTTTGCTTGAATATAAATTGCATCGAGGCCTAAACGATCTTCTTTTATGATTCCATCAATCCCACCATCACCTGTGCTTTGAAATGCTTTGCCAGCTTCTTTTCTCGAGCCTCCATAACCCATGTTAATTAATAGATCGACTACGAGCTTTTCAAAGAAAAACGGTGAACAGTTCTCAATATTTGAAATTAAATCAGCAATTATCTCATTATTTAATGAACGATAAGCCGCTTCTAAAGCTTCTTGGGGTGTAGATAAATTCTCCTGCGATGCAACTATAATTGTCTCATTTGCAAAGGTTTTGGTATTAGAAATTGAAGGGGATTTAAATTCTAAAAACTCATCATATCGTCTCAAGTAATTTGGTGAGATTTCTGTTAAGTTCTCACTTAATAAAGCTTTTCCTTTTGAATTAATAAGGACAAATCCTCTTTCAGGATAATCAATAAGACCTGCTTTTTTCAAATATGTTTTTGCCCAACCGACACGATTGTCAAACACAGTTTGGGCGCCTGAAGGAAGGACTTCTCTTCTTTCTCTTTCATTTAAGTCAAAGTGTTTTGCAATTTCATTTCCTAACTCAGAAACACGGTGTTTTTTTTCATCGGAAATTAATTTTAAAAATGGAAGCATTATTTGATGATATTTAGGTAACACCATTATTTAATCCTTTCGGTAAATTTTTTTTAGCTGTATTTTTTCAATGGGAGCTGCTTTATTAAAAAATAAAGATTTTACTAAATAAAACACATTTAAAGGAATTTTGCGAACATTAAAGATAGAATAAAATGCTTATAGTTCAGAATAATAAAAGGTAAAAAATTTATATTTGCATATTTTTTGTGCTTTTATATTGAAAATCAACTTTATATTTGTAAAATCTAAAAATTTATTTGACCTTAATTTAAATAATTGTGAAAAAAAACAGCCTAATTAATTGATATATAATTAAATAAGTTTTAAAGTTTAGGCATATTTAACTTTCTATATACTGTGAGGAGGACAATAGCTATGTTTCTGCGAAAACATTTACTTTTTACCTTCGTTTTTTGCATTATCCCTTTTGCTTGTTTTGCAAAAACGCCGTTTGGAATGGCTGGATGTGGTTTAGGTTCACAGATTATGGGTGCAGATGGCAATCAGGTCTTTGCATCAACTACAAATGGAACTTCAGCAAATCAGGTTTTTGGAATAACTTCTGGCACTTCAAATTGCCTTGCTCCATCAAAAGCAGTTGCCTTAAGTGCGCAAAAAAAATTTATAACAGATAATTATTCAATTTTATCTAAAGAAATGGCGCAAGGAGATGGAGAAACTTTACGTGCATTTTCCAGCACATTTGGTTGTAAAAATGAGGTTTATCCAAGTTTTGCTTCTCAGATGCAAAATTCATTTTCTAAAATTTTTATTGCACCGGGAATCATGGCTGCACTTGATGTTGTGCAAGAAGAAATTAAAGCTAATGAAAAATTGGTTACAGGTTGTTCGCTAGTTATTTAATTTTACAATCCATAAAGTTACTTGGGAGATCCCAATATGAAATATTTCAAATTTGCTTGTAACTCGTTCATTGGCTTAATTTTAATGACTGCGCTGTCTTCTAATGTATTTGCTGCTGTAGAAATTGGAAAAGATGGTAACTATAAAGATGTTGAAGCATGGGGTATGGGGGGATGTGGCTTTGCTACATTATTCATAAAAGAGAAAGACACTCTTCCACAAATTGGTGCCTCTATAGTGAATGATTTTATTTCTGGTTATACACAATCCTCAGCGATAACATCAGGTACTTCGAATTGTGTTGAATCTCGAACAAAAACAGCTTCCGTAGAGCAAGAAGTTTTTATCACTGTAAATTTATCAAGCCTATCAAAAGAAGCTGCACAAGGGTCCGGTGAGCATTTAGTAGCATTAGCAAAAGTTTTTGGCTGTCCAAATGAACAATTTTCTAAGTTTAGCCAAATAAATTATAGTAAAATTTACGAAACAAATGAACCTAATTTAGTTTTGCAAAATTATTTAAGAGAAGTAAATTCTGATCAATATTTGGCAAAAAATTGTATAAGAACGATTTACTGATGTATTGGAATAGTATTTTTTATCCTTTTCGAATAATAATTTTTTTTTTCATTATAAATCTTATAGTGCATTTTTCTAAAGTTTATGCAGATTCAAATTCATATATCAGTGAAATTATCACACAAGCAGAAAAAGATAAATTATGGGAAAAAAGGGCATGGAAAAAATTATTATTTATTCCTGATAGATTTTTTAGTGCGCAACCAAAAAGTTTGATGAGTGATAAAAATTTTTTTCTTTCACAAGAAGGGAAAATAAATCCAAAATTAGAACTCATTGAGACTCTTAAAGCTTTTGCTGAAAAAACCCCTAAAAAAAACGATGAAAATTATTTGCATCCTCAATGTCGCTTTCCAGCAAGGTTTCATTGGTTGGTAGAAGAGCTTAAGATTGATTCGAATAAAATATATTTTCAAGCATGTCCTGAGCTACATAAATTCATTGATTATTTAGATTATGAGGGTGTGTCTCTTGTTTTTTCAAATTATGTAGCAGATGGTCCTGGCACTTTATTTGGCCATACTTTCTTACGCCTGCATAGAAATAAAGATTATAAAAATGAATCAGCAATTTTAGATGATGTTGCGAATTTTGCTGCGGTTATTCCAGCAGAAAAGGACTGGCTATTTGCAATAAAAGGATTGGCTGGAGGGTATCCAGGAAAATTTGCCGTTGTTCCTTACTATATTAAAATTCAAGAATATAATAATTTTGAAAGTCGAGATCTGTGGGAGTATAAATTAAATTTGTCCAAAAAAGAAATTCGTCTTTTAGAACTCATTTTATGGGAAGTAGGATGGACATATATAGATTATTATTATTTGGACGACAATTGTGCTTATGTAATTTTGTCAGTCTTAGAAGCTGCAAAACCAGAATTAAAATTAACAGAAAATATTAAAATATATGCAATTCCCTCTGACACTGTTCGAATCGTAAACAGGATGCCAAATTTAGTAGAACATATTAGTTATAGAGCCTCAGTTTTTTCAAGATATTTGACAAGGTTATCAGTTTTAAATGGGCACGAAAGAAAAATATTGAAAGAAATTGTTGAGAATAATAATGTAAAATTAACACAATCCATATTTTCTGGGTGCTTTGATCAATGTAAAACAAGAATTATTGATACAGCTCTTGAATATATTGATTATAAAGAAAAGTTAGTAGGTTCAAATGATGCAATAGAATACGGTGACTTGAGGAAACAATTATTGATTTCAAGAGCACAAACAGGAGAAAAATCTGAACCTCTTTTGGACACACCGATCTCTGCACCACCCAATCTGGGGCATGACTCAGCTCTTATTTCAATGAGTTATGGCTCTTCCTTTTCTGGAGAATGCTTTTCTGATATAAGATGGAGGCCAGCTCTGCATGATTTTGAATCTCAATCAAATGGATACAGTGATGCCTTGGGAGTTGGATTTTTAGATACAATCGTGAGAGCTGATTATACAAATAAAAAAGTATATCTAAAAAATTTTCATTTATTAGAAATAACTTCGCTTCCAGCACAAATTCCGAATATACATTTCTTAACGTGGCACTTTGATTCTGGTTACGAATATGGATTTGGATTTGGCGATGCTGCGACAGAAGAGCGTGGCTATTTGCAGTTAGGATATGGTTTAGCATTGTATGAATTTAATAATTCTTTAATTTTATATTCCATAATGCATGGTGATATAGGATATTCTTCAAGTAGTGGAGGTCATATAGGCCCTACTCTATCAATCGGAGCGATACAAAATATTTCTAATTATTTTAAATTTATTGCTAAATCAGAGATCGCTAAGAGAATAAATGCTGAAAAATTAATTGACTCTATTAAATATTCATTAATCTTTGCAGTATATGCAGATAAAAATTTAGAATTTCAAATGAATTTAGTAAATAATAATGCAAAGCCAGAAGTTTCATTTAATGCTAGATATTATTTTTAGAAAATTATTTACAAGGTTAACATTTTCTAATCTAGTTCGATTAAAAAAAATAAATTTAAGTTGCTAATTTTATAAATTTTTTTTATATTTCATTTGGTAAGTATTTTATTCTAAAAAAATTGTAAAATATTAACCTTTTCTGGTATAAAGAGTTTATAAATTAAAGTCTATATTATTATATAAAAGGCTATTTGATATGACAAAATCAAAAGATATTTTTTTAGCACTTTTTGGAGGTGTTCTTCTCGCATTAATGGTGACTTCAAATAGTTTGCTTGCCCAAAATACAAATGCAGTCTTTGCTTCATGGTTTGCTCATGGTATTGGTGCTTCTGTAATTTTAACAATCTTAATATTTTCATATACAATGCAAATAAAATCAGAAAAATCTCAAGCAATTACAACTAAAGTTCAATGGTGGCTATACTTGGGGGGAGTAGCAGGTGCATTTGTAGTTTTTCTTTCATCGGTTGTTATAAATAAAGGACTTTCACTGTCTGCTGCAATTTCACTTATTCTTGTGGGACAAATCTTATTTGGTATATTTTCAGATAGTATAGGTTTATTTGGAACAATTAAGAGAAAAATTCATATCAAAGATTTTATTGTTATTCTTCTCGTTCTAACTGGTAGCTATTTAATTTTATTTTGGAAATAAAAGTTTATGAGTTTATTGTTTTTTTTGGCTATATTAAATGGAATGATTATAAATATAAATAGAATCATAAATGGGCAATTAAGTACAAAAGTGGGTGCATTAAAAGCTTCTTTTTGGAATCATATTGTTGGCTTTATATTTTTGACAATAATAGTTTTCATATTAGGTGATTGGTTTATAATTAATGAAAAAATACCGAAATTTGCATATTTTGGTGGTGTCTTTGGTGCCTTTTTTGTTGCCATAAGTAGCTTTGTTATTCCGCGTATTGGCGCAATGAATACAACTATTTTAATGATATGTGGACAAATAATCACTGCTGTATTTATAGATATTCAACTTTCTGGAAAATATCCTTCATATATGCAAATCACTGGAATTATATTTATTTTATTTGCTGTTTATTTATCAAAGACGCAGCGATTTAGTTTCAGTTGGATTCATTTTAAAAAAGCGCAATAAGATCTGCTTTATAGGCACATTAAATTTTTAAAAAATATTTAACGTTTATATTCATAGCAATCATATTCACCCATTTCAATAAATCCTAATTTTTTATATATATTAACTGCTTCAGGAGAAGAAGCTGTGAGGCCCATATATTTTGCACCATGTTCTTTCGCATAGTGGAGAAGATACTTCATCATCTTAGAAGCATGTCCTTGTTTTCTATAATTATCATGGGTAAGAACATCAAAAACTCCACAGACGTCTTCTTTAAAAAAGAGTGATGCAATGCATGCAGAAGCACCTTCTACTTCAAGGTAAAAAAAACGATATGGTTTGTTATCTTTGAAGCCCAGTTCATTGGCAATTTTTAAATAGTATATCCGCGCTTCTGGATCGTATTTTTCGAGTACATTTATAAAATGCTGCATACTGATTTCATCATTGACTTCTTTTATAATATTAGAATCAAATTTTTCATTATTGATTTCTTTAAAATTGGCTGAATCATATGCGCTATTTAATAAATTTAAGGAATATGTCATGCCAATTTCAATTGCTTCTTTTACAAAACCTAATTTTTGTAAAATTTCATTTATTTGTTTAGGAGACGAATTGGGGCCAATCCACAAGGCAAAAGGATTTGAATTGAAATAATTTATTAATTTATTGAGTGACGATTCGAGATATATTGGATTGACATTATTAAGCCATGCAATATTAAACATAGAGCTCATAAAAGGTGATTTTGTAATTTTAAATCCTTCAAATGTTTCAACATCACAATCTTTTAAAAGATATGGTATATAAAAAAATTTTTCTTTGACTATATTTTCGCATTGATGAATAAGATTTTCCATTTTAATCTCCCATATGTTTTTGCTAAGATCTATTAGCAAAAATAATAATGTTAATCAATGTTTTTTTAATTAAATAAAAATTATGAAGTACATTAAGAATATATTAATAATAAGCATAGAAATAGCAGTGGGTATTTGCACTTTAATAACACCATATTTATCTCTTAATTCTAGCAGAGCAGCTGGTACGATATTAAAATTAGCAGCCATAGGTGTCATTAGAGTTCCGCAATATCCAGAATACATTCCTATGGCAACGAGTGGGATTGGGTTTGCATTGTGGGCGTGGACTAAAAAGGGAAGTGCTACACCTGCTGTCATAACGGGAAATGCAGCAAAAGCATTGCCCATAATTATTGAGAATAAAGCCATTCCTACGCAATAAATTGCAACCAATAAAAAACGATTATTTGGATCGACTATGAGTTTGGCAATTTCTTGAATAGAGTTTCCGGTTTGCGCAGCTGTAAAAATTCCTCCTAGCATAGCTAGCATCATAGGTAATATTGCAGCCCAGCCAATAGAATCGAGCAAACGTTTCGATTCATTTATTGCTTGAAGCGGATTACCTCCTGTGAGCTTCAAACCCACAATCAATGATAGAAAACATGCAAATGTTAATGAAGCAAGTGTTAAGTTCTTTTGATCGAAAAAAAAATAATTTTTAAATGAGAGATCTTTAAAAATAAATGTGCATGTAACTGTGAGAATAGGTATAAGTAATGCAGGGATAAAAACTTTATTTCCAAATTTTATAGCATAAGTTTTTTTTTCTCTAATGGATTTTTGCAAATCATTTCTATTGCTGAATTGTCCGAGTCCAGCAATAAGCGCCATCAAAATAACAAGGATACCTATTATCCTATAAGTTAAACTTTTACCTATATAATAAATTGCAAGATCACTAAAAAGAAAAATTATAGAAAATAATGACCAAAAGAAAGCTGTTTTATATCGTTTAGGATTTTTTTTATCTTTTAAACTTAAAAAAGCAATAAATAGGACAATTATACCAATTATATAATAAATAATATCGATTGTTAAAAGAGTTTTCAATCCAGGTCTCCTTGCTTCATTTTCCACTTGCGAACGTCATTTTTTATACTGGTGTCGAGTTGCGTAAGTCTAATTAAATGAATGCAGAGAGCACAAATGGCTGTTGGAATTCCCCAAAGTCCAATATGGAGTGGTTCAATATTTTCAATTCCATTGTCATTTAAAAATGTATTCATTAAAATAATAGCACCAAATGCGATGAAAATATCTTCTCCAAAAAAGACTGCAATATTTTCAGATGCTGCTGCGTGTGAACGAATTTTATCTAAAATTGATTTTGGTAAAGGACCATATTTATTTTTGCTTGCCCCTTCCGCCATTGGGGCAATCAGGGGGCGGATTGTCTGTGCATGTCCACCTAAGCCAATTAAACCCATAGCAGCAGATATTTCTCTCAGAAAAAAATAAAGCATAATTATTTTGCCAGTTGTTATATGGGTGAATTTTCCAATCCAAATTTCTGCACGTTCTTTAAGTCCATAATGTTCTAGTAGGCCAACGACAGGAAGAATTAAAATAAAAACGGCGAGCTGACGGCTATTTAGAAATTTTTCTCCAAATGTTTCAAGTATGGTAAAAAAATCCATGCCTACGGAAAAACCTGTTACGATACCGGCTGTAGCGATAACGAGCAGTGGGTTAAACCTTAATGCAAAACCTAAAATAATAATAGGTATACCGATCAGTGGAAGAAGTAATGACATATGAAATATCTCTCTTTTATTTATATGTTTGAATGGCAATTCCTTCATTTATGAGTTTTGTAAATAAATATTTGGTCAAATTGAGTGCATGGGGATTATCTCCATGCAAACATATTGTATCAATTTTGATAGGAAATATTTTTCCGTTTTGGCTGATAACTTTTTTTTCTTTTATCATTGTTAAGCTTTGTTTCAAAGCGATTTTTTTGTCTTTAATTATAGCGCCACACTCACTTCTTGCTAATAAAGTTCCATCGTCTTTATAGCAACGATCTGCAAATCCTTCCTCAATAATAGCTAAATGTTCTTTTTTTGCCTTTTGCACTAAGGGACTGCCCGCAAGAGCAAATAATTTTAATTTTGGATTCACTTTTTTAATTGCAGATATAATGATATCCGCTATCTGTAAATCATGTGCTGCTTGATTGTATAAAGCGCCATGTAACTTTACATGCGTGAGTTTCCCTTTTTCAGCATTGACAATTCCTTGCAGTGCAGAGATTTGAAAAATAATTTCTGCAAAAAGTACTTCTGCTGAAAGATTTAATTCGACTCTACCAAAATTTTTTTCATCTGGATAACCAGGATGAGCACCTAAGGAAATTCCCCGAGCCATAGCCCACTTTACACTTTGATGGATACTTATAGGTGTCCCAGCATGCCTAGCACAAGCTATATTAACGGAACTGACGTAATTTATAATTTCTTTATCATTTTTAAAACCTTCACCAATATCGGCATTGAGATCAATTTTCATTTAATTCCCTTTGGATATAATTTAAACCC is a genomic window containing:
- a CDS encoding DMT family transporter — protein: MSLLFFLAILNGMIININRIINGQLSTKVGALKASFWNHIVGFIFLTIIVFILGDWFIINEKIPKFAYFGGVFGAFFVAISSFVIPRIGAMNTTILMICGQIITAVFIDIQLSGKYPSYMQITGIIFILFAVYLSKTQRFSFSWIHFKKAQ
- a CDS encoding restriction endonuclease produces the protein MVLPKYHQIMLPFLKLISDEKKHRVSELGNEIAKHFDLNERERREVLPSGAQTVFDNRVGWAKTYLKKAGLIDYPERGFVLINSKGKALLSENLTEISPNYLRRYDEFLEFKSPSISNTKTFANETIIVASQENLSTPQEALEAAYRSLNNEIIADLISNIENCSPFFFEKLVVDLLINMGYGGSRKEAGKAFQSTGDGGIDGIIKEDRLGLDAIYIQAKRWKKESVIGRPEIQKFAGALQGFRAKKGVFITTSRFSKEAYDYVEQIETKIILINGTELAEYMIETNTGVSVVDVYKIKKIDLDYFQET
- a CDS encoding DMT family transporter; translation: MTKSKDIFLALFGGVLLALMVTSNSLLAQNTNAVFASWFAHGIGASVILTILIFSYTMQIKSEKSQAITTKVQWWLYLGGVAGAFVVFLSSVVINKGLSLSAAISLILVGQILFGIFSDSIGLFGTIKRKIHIKDFIVILLVLTGSYLILFWK
- a CDS encoding DUF969 domain-containing protein translates to MSLLLPLIGIPIIILGFALRFNPLLVIATAGIVTGFSVGMDFFTILETFGEKFLNSRQLAVFILILPVVGLLEHYGLKERAEIWIGKFTHITTGKIIMLYFFLREISAAMGLIGLGGHAQTIRPLIAPMAEGASKNKYGPLPKSILDKIRSHAAASENIAVFFGEDIFIAFGAIILMNTFLNDNGIENIEPLHIGLWGIPTAICALCIHLIRLTQLDTSIKNDVRKWKMKQGDLD
- a CDS encoding DUF1905 domain-containing protein; its protein translation is MKKYKVTGKIKRFPGKGGWFYVELNKKISEAFRPLVKNRWPALLSASFTLNQTSWKSSIMPIKEGPLFIALPTKIRKCEQLEEGQKVTIEFLLSDNRIF
- a CDS encoding 5-oxoprolinase subunit PxpA, with product MKIDLNADIGEGFKNDKEIINYVSSVNIACARHAGTPISIHQSVKWAMARGISLGAHPGYPDEKNFGRVELNLSAEVLFAEIIFQISALQGIVNAEKGKLTHVKLHGALYNQAAHDLQIADIIISAIKKVNPKLKLFALAGSPLVQKAKKEHLAIIEEGFADRCYKDDGTLLARSECGAIIKDKKIALKQSLTMIKEKKVISQNGKIFPIKIDTICLHGDNPHALNLTKYLFTKLINEGIAIQTYK
- a CDS encoding GNAT family N-acetyltransferase, whose product is MENLIHQCENIVKEKFFYIPYLLKDCDVETFEGFKITKSPFMSSMFNIAWLNNVNPIYLESSLNKLINYFNSNPFALWIGPNSSPKQINEILQKLGFVKEAIEIGMTYSLNLLNSAYDSANFKEINNEKFDSNIIKEVNDEISMQHFINVLEKYDPEARIYYLKIANELGFKDNKPYRFFYLEVEGASACIASLFFKEDVCGVFDVLTHDNYRKQGHASKMMKYLLHYAKEHGAKYMGLTASSPEAVNIYKKLGFIEMGEYDCYEYKR
- a CDS encoding Lnb N-terminal periplasmic domain-containing protein gives rise to the protein MHFSKVYADSNSYISEIITQAEKDKLWEKRAWKKLLFIPDRFFSAQPKSLMSDKNFFLSQEGKINPKLELIETLKAFAEKTPKKNDENYLHPQCRFPARFHWLVEELKIDSNKIYFQACPELHKFIDYLDYEGVSLVFSNYVADGPGTLFGHTFLRLHRNKDYKNESAILDDVANFAAVIPAEKDWLFAIKGLAGGYPGKFAVVPYYIKIQEYNNFESRDLWEYKLNLSKKEIRLLELILWEVGWTYIDYYYLDDNCAYVILSVLEAAKPELKLTENIKIYAIPSDTVRIVNRMPNLVEHISYRASVFSRYLTRLSVLNGHERKILKEIVENNNVKLTQSIFSGCFDQCKTRIIDTALEYIDYKEKLVGSNDAIEYGDLRKQLLISRAQTGEKSEPLLDTPISAPPNLGHDSALISMSYGSSFSGECFSDIRWRPALHDFESQSNGYSDALGVGFLDTIVRADYTNKKVYLKNFHLLEITSLPAQIPNIHFLTWHFDSGYEYGFGFGDAATEERGYLQLGYGLALYEFNNSLILYSIMHGDIGYSSSSGGHIGPTLSIGAIQNISNYFKFIAKSEIAKRINAEKLIDSIKYSLIFAVYADKNLEFQMNLVNNNAKPEVSFNARYYF
- a CDS encoding DUF3015 family protein translates to MFLRKHLLFTFVFCIIPFACFAKTPFGMAGCGLGSQIMGADGNQVFASTTNGTSANQVFGITSGTSNCLAPSKAVALSAQKKFITDNYSILSKEMAQGDGETLRAFSSTFGCKNEVYPSFASQMQNSFSKIFIAPGIMAALDVVQEEIKANEKLVTGCSLVI
- a CDS encoding DUF979 domain-containing protein, whose translation is MKTLLTIDIIYYIIGIIVLFIAFLSLKDKKNPKRYKTAFFWSLFSIIFLFSDLAIYYIGKSLTYRIIGILVILMALIAGLGQFSNRNDLQKSIREKKTYAIKFGNKVFIPALLIPILTVTCTFIFKDLSFKNYFFFDQKNLTLASLTFACFLSLIVGLKLTGGNPLQAINESKRLLDSIGWAAILPMMLAMLGGIFTAAQTGNSIQEIAKLIVDPNNRFLLVAIYCVGMALFSIIMGNAFAAFPVMTAGVALPFLVHAHNANPIPLVAIGMYSGYCGTLMTPMAANFNIVPAALLELRDKYGVIKVQIPTAISMLIINIFLMYFIIFI
- a CDS encoding DUF3015 family protein yields the protein MKYFKFACNSFIGLILMTALSSNVFAAVEIGKDGNYKDVEAWGMGGCGFATLFIKEKDTLPQIGASIVNDFISGYTQSSAITSGTSNCVESRTKTASVEQEVFITVNLSSLSKEAAQGSGEHLVALAKVFGCPNEQFSKFSQINYSKIYETNEPNLVLQNYLREVNSDQYLAKNCIRTIY